One window of Bacillus sp. THAF10 genomic DNA carries:
- a CDS encoding isochorismate synthase MenF, giving the protein MITLPFDHMIELWEKARTRAESINQRVLISYTKKIEEINPLSFFQNSERDFQGQRFFWSNPDHSHTIVGAGITAEFTAFEEDNRYHAIEKEWKRFTKGYVCQSESSKIGPVIFGGFSFDPKKEKTSLWNKFADAAFVLPTFMLTRINGDSFLTVNYLSDCKAEELQNFMNMELELLKRYSEHNSSTPSIVKCLEMDPSDWKQSISKVTQRITEGEMEKVVLARELRVLFDSNINIVSVVENLLKEQVSSYIYSFEQGSDCFLGATPEQLVKKKGENVQSMCLAGSIARGTSKQEDDYLGQSLLHDEKNLHEHELVVQMIKESLEKVCQEVITPEEPSLYKMKHIQHLHTPVEAKTNRASIADFVKLLHPTPALGGFPQEVALETIREVEKLDRGWYAGPMGWMDANQDGEFIVAIRSGLLQGREASLFAGCGIVGDSDPESEYRETQMKFKPMLSALGGSTT; this is encoded by the coding sequence ATGATTACATTACCATTTGATCACATGATTGAGTTATGGGAGAAAGCAAGAACACGAGCGGAATCCATCAACCAACGTGTGTTAATTAGTTATACAAAAAAAATAGAGGAAATTAATCCCCTTTCATTTTTCCAAAATAGTGAAAGGGATTTTCAAGGTCAACGATTCTTTTGGAGTAACCCTGATCACAGCCATACGATAGTAGGTGCGGGCATAACAGCAGAATTTACCGCTTTTGAAGAAGATAATCGTTATCATGCGATTGAAAAAGAATGGAAGCGCTTTACAAAGGGTTACGTGTGTCAGAGTGAATCAAGTAAGATTGGACCAGTTATTTTTGGTGGATTTTCTTTTGATCCTAAAAAAGAAAAGACCAGCCTATGGAATAAATTTGCAGATGCGGCATTTGTATTACCAACCTTTATGCTAACAAGAATAAATGGGGATTCCTTCCTAACAGTCAATTACTTAAGTGACTGTAAAGCGGAAGAGCTTCAAAATTTCATGAACATGGAACTGGAATTGTTAAAAAGATACTCAGAACATAATTCTTCCACACCTTCTATCGTAAAATGTCTTGAAATGGACCCATCAGATTGGAAGCAATCGATCTCGAAGGTAACGCAACGGATTACCGAAGGGGAAATGGAAAAAGTGGTCCTTGCAAGAGAGTTAAGGGTGTTGTTTGATAGTAATATCAACATTGTATCTGTTGTAGAAAACCTTTTGAAGGAACAGGTAAGTAGTTATATTTATTCATTCGAACAGGGCTCGGATTGTTTCTTAGGTGCCACACCGGAACAATTGGTGAAAAAAAAGGGAGAAAACGTACAGTCCATGTGTTTGGCCGGCTCTATCGCACGTGGAACAAGTAAACAAGAGGATGACTATTTAGGTCAGTCTTTGCTCCATGATGAAAAAAATCTTCATGAACATGAGCTTGTTGTGCAAATGATTAAAGAATCCCTGGAAAAAGTGTGCCAGGAAGTGATTACACCAGAAGAACCAAGTCTTTATAAAATGAAGCATATACAGCATTTACACACACCTGTAGAAGCAAAAACGAACAGAGCTTCTATTGCCGATTTTGTAAAGCTTCTCCATCCTACACCCGCTCTTGGAGGTTTCCCACAAGAAGTGGCACTAGAAACCATTAGGGAAGTAGAAAAATTAGATAGAGGTTGGTATGCTGGTCCGATGGGATGGATGGACGCAAACCAAGATGGAGAATTTATCGTTGCCATTCGATCTGGTTTACTACAAGGCAGAGAGGCATCTTTATTTGCAGGCTGTGGAATTGTTGGTGATTCTGATCCGGAGAGTGAATACCGAGAAACTCAGATGAAATTCAAACCAATGCTATCAGCTCTAGGAGGCAGTACAACATAA